One stretch of Flavobacterium sp. 9 DNA includes these proteins:
- a CDS encoding TlpA disulfide reductase family protein, which produces MKSTILKSGLLALALTATISSCSKKEEGFTINGNIAGQKDGMVYLEFQDGDKNVVKDSAKIVDGKFTFAGKVDEPLRYSIKLKGQEFGRVFVLSNETINLVGHKDSIFNAKLTGAIQDSIYMSYYKNEFTKIQKIAGPVYKTSDSISQSGKVKLTPEQKAMMDKRWADLQKLADDLTFKFIKSHKDQIAGALVLDDRLVTYGTPEQVKEYFAVLSPEVQKSYFGKKIKEGIALNDKTAVGVAAPEFSQTDVNGKVVKLSDYKGKYVLVDFWASWCGPCRKENPNVVVAYKAYHDKGFEVLGVSLDDKKNLWQKAIEKDGLSWTHVSDLKGWKNDVAVLYGVKLVPTNYLIGPDGKIVAKNLREEALQSKLKEIFSKS; this is translated from the coding sequence ATGAAAAGTACAATCTTAAAATCAGGTTTGTTAGCCTTAGCGCTAACAGCCACAATTAGTTCTTGTTCTAAGAAAGAAGAAGGATTTACAATAAACGGAAATATTGCCGGACAAAAAGACGGAATGGTCTATCTGGAATTTCAGGATGGAGATAAAAATGTTGTAAAAGATTCTGCTAAAATCGTAGACGGCAAATTTACTTTTGCAGGAAAGGTAGACGAACCTTTAAGATACAGCATCAAATTAAAAGGGCAGGAATTTGGAAGAGTTTTTGTTTTATCAAATGAAACTATAAATCTTGTTGGTCATAAAGACAGTATTTTTAATGCAAAATTAACTGGAGCGATTCAGGATTCGATTTATATGTCTTATTACAAAAACGAATTTACAAAGATCCAGAAAATTGCAGGTCCGGTTTACAAAACATCTGATTCTATAAGTCAAAGCGGAAAAGTAAAACTAACTCCGGAGCAAAAAGCAATGATGGACAAACGTTGGGCAGATTTACAAAAGTTGGCAGATGATCTTACTTTTAAATTTATTAAATCTCATAAAGATCAGATTGCCGGAGCTTTAGTTCTTGACGATCGTTTGGTAACATACGGAACTCCGGAACAAGTAAAAGAATATTTTGCAGTTTTAAGCCCTGAAGTTCAGAAATCTTATTTCGGTAAAAAAATAAAAGAAGGAATTGCACTTAACGATAAAACCGCTGTTGGCGTTGCTGCTCCGGAATTTTCTCAAACAGATGTAAACGGAAAAGTGGTAAAACTATCAGATTATAAAGGAAAGTACGTTTTGGTTGATTTCTGGGCAAGTTGGTGCGGTCCATGCCGAAAAGAAAATCCAAACGTAGTCGTAGCTTACAAAGCATATCACGATAAAGGATTTGAAGTTTTAGGCGTTTCATTAGACGATAAAAAGAATCTTTGGCAAAAAGCAATCGAAAAAGATGGCTTAAGCTGGACACACGTTTCTGACCTAAAAGGATGGAAAAATGATGTTGCCGTTTTATACGGAGTAAAACTAGTTCCAACCAATTACTTAATTGGACCTGACGGAAAAATAGTAGCTAAAAATCTAAGAGAAGAAGCACTTCAGTCTAAACTAAAAGAGATTTTTAGTAAGTCATAA
- a CDS encoding TlpA disulfide reductase family protein: MNTIKFKVIGLCICLFAFSNNILAQKKKPAVASTSYNLEGNITGLEDGTTIKLIPGATHSSESAVAETTLKDGKFTFTGKLNEPRLFYLEFGKNKGYIPVLIENSKIKLTAEAEVLKQEEGKINFKNEVVSGSKSNDYFKKETAFREELNKDYEEYHKGSEEVAEAYGKARVSGNKKLMDSIGNSPAWKSFEAKEKAFFKKVETTTADLITRNKATWWGPFFMITQYSYFTPDQKPIYEQFSPAAKKSYYGQLVDKDLNPKSLIGTSVANFGLKDKDGKAYNVKDIVAGKKYILIDFWASWCGPCRKEIPNLKTAYSEYAGKGFEILSISIDKDEKAWQKALAQENMQWHNLLDDNKVSNAFNVKAIPATYLVDSKGVIIGDNLRGAELEAKLKELLKS, from the coding sequence ATGAATACAATTAAATTTAAAGTAATTGGATTATGCATCTGTTTATTTGCATTTTCCAACAATATTCTAGCGCAAAAGAAAAAGCCAGCAGTTGCATCAACCTCTTATAATCTGGAAGGAAATATAACAGGACTTGAAGATGGAACGACCATAAAATTAATTCCCGGAGCAACACATTCATCAGAATCTGCAGTTGCAGAAACTACGCTTAAAGACGGCAAATTTACCTTTACAGGAAAATTAAATGAACCTCGTTTATTTTATTTGGAGTTTGGAAAAAACAAAGGATACATTCCGGTATTAATAGAAAATTCTAAAATAAAACTAACAGCTGAAGCCGAAGTTTTAAAACAAGAAGAAGGAAAAATCAATTTTAAAAATGAAGTCGTTTCAGGATCAAAATCGAACGATTATTTTAAAAAAGAAACAGCTTTTAGAGAAGAATTAAACAAAGATTACGAAGAATATCATAAAGGAAGCGAAGAAGTTGCAGAAGCATACGGAAAAGCAAGAGTTTCAGGAAACAAAAAACTGATGGATTCTATTGGAAATTCTCCAGCATGGAAATCTTTCGAAGCAAAAGAAAAAGCATTTTTTAAGAAAGTCGAAACAACAACAGCAGATTTAATTACAAGAAATAAAGCAACTTGGTGGGGACCATTTTTTATGATCACACAATACAGTTATTTCACACCGGATCAAAAGCCAATTTATGAGCAATTTTCTCCCGCAGCAAAGAAAAGTTATTATGGTCAATTGGTAGATAAAGATCTTAACCCAAAGTCATTAATCGGAACAAGCGTTGCCAACTTCGGTCTAAAAGACAAAGACGGAAAAGCCTATAATGTAAAAGATATCGTTGCAGGAAAAAAATACATTCTGATTGATTTTTGGGCATCTTGGTGCGGACCATGTCGTAAAGAAATTCCAAATTTAAAAACAGCTTATTCAGAATATGCAGGAAAAGGATTTGAAATTTTAAGTATTTCAATTGATAAAGACGAAAAAGCATGGCAAAAAGCTTTAGCACAAGAAAATATGCAATGGCACAATCTTCTGGATGACAATAAAGTAAGTAATGCATTTAATGTAAAAGCAATTCCGGCAACCTATTTAGTAGATAGCAAAGGTGTAATTATTGGTGATAATTTAAGAGGTGCAGAATTAGAAGCCAAATTAAAAGAACTTTTGAAATCATAA
- a CDS encoding RagB/SusD family nutrient uptake outer membrane protein encodes MKNIYKNILCILALGLVLASCSNYLDDAPKGSKIPTTLADYEAFIRDEYTNQSVDIAQASTLLNDKFIDIATLAAQRLTKANYMWDETADRIQLNQADERQYYGQYAGISTFNLIIANALTTTEATEDQKRVIWAEAKILRAMSYYNLVNFYADTYVASTAKTKLSVPLITSADINAPSKQVTIQELYDFILADVKDALPYLPKVSQTALHPNLGAGYAFYSRVYLQMNNYTEALKYADLALAENNKLYDWVAYYNANKAIIDIPNSYTATPSPMGFDYVENYTFRHGERTYLSTEYSIPVERAQRFEAGDVRFKSRWKLRTVGADTYYRRTLSGMFNYGGITTVEVYLIKAECLARAGQISDALDVLNKVRKTRIEPAAYQDIVTADKTVALNAIFKTKYNELILTIIPFADARRLNAEGTYKLSLSKTSGGVNYTLAPDSHLWTMPFPQGAVKNPGNGTITQNVAK; translated from the coding sequence ATGAAAAATATATATAAAAATATACTTTGCATTTTAGCACTAGGATTAGTTTTAGCATCTTGCTCCAACTATTTAGACGATGCGCCAAAAGGATCTAAAATTCCAACAACATTGGCAGATTATGAAGCTTTTATTCGTGATGAATACACCAACCAAAGCGTAGATATTGCACAAGCTTCGACTTTGTTGAACGATAAGTTTATCGATATAGCGACTCTGGCAGCGCAACGTTTGACAAAAGCCAACTATATGTGGGATGAAACTGCAGATCGTATCCAGTTAAATCAAGCAGACGAAAGACAATATTACGGACAATATGCTGGAATTTCGACCTTTAACTTGATTATCGCAAATGCTTTAACAACAACAGAAGCAACAGAAGATCAAAAAAGAGTAATTTGGGCAGAAGCAAAAATTCTACGTGCAATGTCATATTATAACTTAGTTAATTTTTATGCAGATACTTATGTGGCTTCAACTGCAAAAACAAAATTATCTGTGCCATTAATTACAAGTGCCGATATAAATGCGCCAAGTAAACAAGTAACTATTCAGGAATTGTACGATTTTATTTTGGCAGATGTAAAAGATGCATTGCCATATTTACCAAAAGTTTCTCAAACCGCTTTGCATCCAAATTTAGGAGCAGGTTATGCATTTTATTCCCGCGTTTATTTGCAAATGAATAATTATACAGAAGCCTTGAAATACGCTGATTTGGCTCTTGCCGAAAATAATAAACTGTACGATTGGGTTGCTTATTATAATGCTAATAAAGCGATTATTGACATTCCGAATTCTTATACTGCGACGCCATCTCCAATGGGATTTGACTATGTTGAGAATTACACATTTCGTCATGGCGAAAGAACCTATTTATCTACAGAATATAGTATTCCCGTAGAACGTGCGCAACGTTTTGAAGCTGGAGATGTTCGCTTTAAATCTCGTTGGAAATTAAGAACAGTTGGTGCAGATACTTATTACAGAAGAACTTTATCAGGAATGTTTAATTATGGCGGAATCACAACTGTAGAAGTATATTTAATTAAAGCAGAATGTCTGGCTCGTGCAGGACAAATTAGCGATGCGTTGGACGTTTTAAATAAAGTACGTAAAACTCGTATTGAACCAGCTGCTTATCAGGATATTGTAACTGCAGATAAAACAGTTGCCCTAAACGCTATTTTCAAAACGAAGTATAACGAACTTATCCTGACGATTATTCCTTTTGCAGATGCACGTCGTCTAAATGCAGAAGGTACTTATAAATTAAGTTTATCAAAAACTTCTGGTGGAGTAAACTACACATTAGCACCGGATTCTCATTTATGGACAATGCCATTTCCTCAAGGAGCTGTAAAAAATCCTGGAAACGGAACTATAACTCAAAATGTAGCAAAATAA
- a CDS encoding SusC/RagA family TonB-linked outer membrane protein produces MKKLLNKIRFDKPFLKFDLKMKLTTLFLLTTLTVMQAGVTYSQKAKMSFNASDMTVGKIIEKIEYTTNYRFVYNVRSVDLERKIDVSLNDVSIEAILGTIFNNTGTDFKISGTHIILTPKKAPAEKAVTVQKAAEDFIVKGKVTDEKGNPLAGAAVSDNGSGNGVQTDFNGEYQIITVGKETTLAFAYLGFVRQEIKVAGRSVINVVLKEDTLELGEVVLTTGYQNISSEQATGSFSSLKAKDFQEQRLSSLNKILEGRIVGYQDGKIRGTTTMNGLTTPLYVIDGFPIENTKFTENFGLEENLPNLNLEDIETITVLKDAAASSIYGARAANGVVVITTKKAKAGKTNISFSSNLTVTPYRNYTGNLTDAGDIISLEKGWADANPSLKGANASTYAQSLLNNAVFTSQGMQTLLNGYAGNISQTDMNNRLTQLGSQGYKYYDDVAKYAKRDQYFIQHNVSLGKATESNTFNASLTYKGNKFEDRYSDNQSVGLNLKNSTDITSWLTLDLGTYINYGESNTQTYNPLTQQDYKTQMYNQLVNDDGSNFTSTAASRYNNFTLQSMKTYGLYNMDITPMDELGRNVNETKNFLNRTFAKFNVKFSKALTYNAMFQYEYGVDRGSLLREKESFNVRNEVNGLVTIDGNNKAVYNLPYGDILKETNQFSNAYNFRQQLNFDQTFNNVHDVTAIAGMEIRHSKIEYGDKTRYGWDEQTLSYTPINQADLLKVYGSVFGGSMGLNDFAADRELVNRYVSFYTTGGYTYDKKYSLTGSLRWDRSNLWGTNNKYQNKPTWSTGAAWNIDKESFFAVDWINSLKLRASYGIGGNVAKDAAPYLTASYYANPNVGGNQGYVNQRPNPELSWEKTTTTNIGVDFSFFKNRLSGTFDVYNKKGQDLLANSNGIPTEGFGYSTYKINNGEMTNKGIETTLRGTIVKTDSFSWDASVLYAYNKNKVDYVKVEAPVYYLQLDYPSAYPKVGNNYNTIYGYKWAGLNDKGLPQVYNAKGEKAIYNPADLNAIHDYGSTVPTHSGSFHTAVNYKNFSLSALFIYELGHKIRNTFLPMLENNYSAGIGSYVTDITTVNKNIENRWQKPGDEAFTNIPRAVYEYEADFATDSRDIYRYADINILDASNIRLSNISLAYNLPSSIIKRVKLQDVRFNLNAENVYTFAKSRDAKFLLNGFQSPSLVFGVNINF; encoded by the coding sequence ATGAAAAAACTATTGAACAAAATCAGGTTCGACAAGCCTTTTTTGAAATTTGATTTGAAGATGAAATTGACTACATTATTTTTATTGACCACTTTGACAGTGATGCAGGCGGGAGTTACTTATTCCCAAAAGGCAAAAATGTCATTTAATGCCAGCGACATGACCGTTGGAAAAATAATTGAAAAGATTGAGTACACCACAAATTACAGATTTGTTTATAATGTAAGATCAGTTGATTTAGAGCGCAAAATAGATGTCAGTCTCAATGATGTATCTATTGAAGCGATTCTGGGTACAATTTTTAATAATACAGGAACTGATTTTAAAATTTCAGGAACTCATATTATTTTAACACCTAAAAAAGCTCCTGCAGAAAAAGCTGTTACAGTACAAAAAGCAGCCGAAGATTTTATTGTAAAAGGTAAAGTTACAGACGAAAAAGGGAATCCTTTGGCTGGTGCAGCAGTTTCCGATAATGGTTCTGGAAACGGTGTTCAGACTGACTTTAATGGTGAATATCAGATTATTACTGTAGGAAAGGAAACTACTTTAGCATTTGCTTATTTAGGATTTGTGAGACAGGAAATTAAAGTTGCCGGAAGAAGCGTTATTAATGTTGTCCTTAAAGAAGATACACTTGAATTAGGCGAAGTTGTATTGACTACAGGTTATCAAAATATTTCATCTGAACAAGCGACTGGATCTTTCTCTAGTTTAAAAGCAAAAGATTTTCAAGAACAGCGTTTGAGCAGTTTAAACAAAATTTTAGAAGGACGTATCGTTGGTTATCAGGACGGTAAAATTCGTGGAACAACGACTATGAATGGTTTAACGACTCCATTGTATGTAATTGACGGTTTTCCGATAGAAAACACAAAATTTACGGAGAATTTTGGTCTGGAAGAAAATCTTCCGAATCTGAATTTAGAAGATATTGAAACTATTACAGTTCTAAAGGATGCAGCAGCTTCGTCTATTTATGGTGCACGTGCAGCAAATGGAGTTGTTGTAATTACTACTAAAAAAGCCAAAGCCGGAAAAACTAATATTTCGTTTTCAAGCAATTTAACCGTAACTCCATATAGAAATTACACCGGAAATCTTACGGACGCAGGCGATATTATAAGTCTTGAAAAAGGCTGGGCAGATGCAAATCCAAGTTTAAAAGGCGCAAATGCAAGTACGTACGCACAATCTTTATTGAACAATGCCGTATTTACTAGTCAGGGAATGCAGACTTTGTTAAACGGTTATGCCGGAAATATTTCGCAAACAGATATGAATAATCGTTTGACTCAATTGGGTTCTCAAGGTTATAAATATTATGATGATGTTGCGAAATATGCAAAACGCGATCAATATTTTATTCAGCATAACGTAAGTTTAGGCAAAGCAACAGAATCAAACACATTTAATGCTTCGTTGACTTATAAAGGAAACAAATTTGAAGATAGATATTCTGATAATCAATCTGTTGGTTTAAATCTAAAAAACTCTACTGATATTACAAGCTGGTTGACTTTAGATTTAGGAACCTATATCAATTATGGCGAAAGCAATACACAAACTTATAATCCTCTAACTCAGCAAGATTATAAGACTCAGATGTACAACCAATTGGTAAATGACGACGGATCAAATTTTACTTCTACAGCAGCATCACGATACAATAATTTTACGCTTCAATCCATGAAGACTTACGGTCTTTATAATATGGATATTACGCCAATGGATGAATTAGGGCGAAATGTAAATGAAACTAAAAACTTCCTGAACAGAACTTTTGCAAAGTTTAATGTAAAATTCAGTAAAGCACTTACATATAATGCAATGTTTCAGTACGAATATGGAGTTGATCGTGGCAGTTTATTAAGAGAAAAAGAATCTTTTAATGTTAGAAATGAAGTAAATGGTTTAGTAACTATTGATGGTAATAACAAAGCCGTTTATAATTTGCCTTATGGCGATATCTTAAAAGAAACCAACCAATTTTCTAATGCTTACAATTTCCGTCAGCAATTGAATTTTGATCAGACTTTTAATAATGTACACGATGTAACCGCAATTGCAGGTATGGAAATCCGCCATTCAAAAATAGAATACGGAGATAAAACACGTTACGGTTGGGACGAGCAAACTTTATCGTACACACCAATTAATCAGGCAGATTTACTTAAAGTTTACGGGTCTGTTTTTGGAGGTTCTATGGGATTAAATGATTTCGCAGCAGATCGTGAATTGGTAAATCGTTACGTTTCTTTCTATACAACAGGAGGTTATACTTATGATAAAAAATATTCTTTAACCGGAAGTTTGCGTTGGGATCGTTCTAACCTTTGGGGAACAAATAATAAATATCAAAATAAACCAACTTGGTCTACAGGAGCAGCGTGGAATATTGATAAAGAATCATTCTTTGCAGTCGATTGGATAAACTCTCTTAAACTTCGTGCTTCATATGGTATTGGAGGAAATGTTGCCAAAGATGCAGCGCCTTATTTAACAGCTTCTTATTATGCAAACCCAAATGTTGGCGGAAATCAAGGATATGTTAACCAAAGACCAAATCCTGAATTGTCTTGGGAAAAAACAACAACAACGAATATTGGTGTAGATTTTTCATTCTTTAAAAATAGATTAAGCGGAACTTTTGATGTTTACAACAAAAAAGGACAAGATTTATTAGCAAACAGTAACGGAATCCCAACAGAAGGATTTGGTTATTCGACCTATAAAATTAACAATGGAGAAATGACAAACAAAGGTATTGAAACCACTTTGAGAGGAACAATCGTAAAAACAGATTCTTTCTCTTGGGATGCTTCAGTTTTATATGCTTACAATAAAAACAAAGTCGATTACGTAAAAGTCGAAGCTCCGGTATATTACCTTCAATTAGATTATCCATCTGCTTATCCTAAAGTTGGCAACAATTACAACACTATTTACGGTTACAAATGGGCAGGTTTAAATGATAAAGGTTTGCCTCAGGTTTATAATGCAAAAGGTGAAAAAGCAATTTACAATCCCGCAGATTTAAATGCAATTCATGATTATGGCTCAACTGTTCCTACACACAGCGGATCATTTCATACGGCTGTAAACTATAAGAATTTTTCACTTTCGGCATTGTTTATTTATGAGTTAGGGCATAAAATCAGAAATACATTTTTACCAATGTTAGAGAATAATTATTCGGCTGGAATTGGTAGTTATGTAACAGATATTACAACTGTAAATAAAAATATCGAAAACCGTTGGCAAAAACCAGGCGACGAAGCTTTTACCAATATTCCTCGCGCGGTTTACGAGTACGAAGCCGATTTTGCTACAGATTCTCGTGACATTTATCGTTATGCAGATATTAATATTCTTGATGCTTCAAATATCAGATTAAGCAATATTTCTCTAGCCTATAATTTGCCTTCGTCTATTATAAAAAGAGTAAAATTACAAGATGTTCGCTTCAATCTGAATGCAGAAAATGTCTATACTTTCGCTAAAAGCAGAGACGCTAAATTTCTTTTAAATGGCTTTCAATCTCCAAGTTTAGTTTTTGGTGTAAACATTAACTTCTAA
- a CDS encoding FecR family protein: MTVKKSERLIVKFITNQASQEEIETLTEWLKEEENQIVFKDFVKTNYAIDSVVNTFDSTEVRKQLSERIQKENNVFQKRRFSSYYKYAAILIVALGCFYFYKNSNLFHSKGNVVVPRQDEIVLQSENESSETIDTSESKNLTDKEGRIIGKQEKNRLVYSNTSYNGKLVYNTLKIPYGKKFEVQLSDGTVIHLNAGTSLRYPVQFLKNQNRQVYLTGEAYFEVAKDKAHPFIVNTQEVDVEVLGTKFNVNSYTEDVSTDVVLVEGKVSLYKDKKTTENQVYLTPGLKGSNTRGQQKITTESVNTDYYTAWVQGSLVFKNASFESIIKKLERHYNVTFINKNKKLGKEIFNARFDNEPIEVVLKYFSDSYAIDYKIDEDVITIK; encoded by the coding sequence ATGACAGTGAAAAAGTCAGAGCGATTAATCGTGAAATTCATCACGAATCAAGCCAGTCAGGAAGAAATAGAAACCTTGACGGAATGGCTTAAGGAAGAAGAGAATCAAATTGTATTTAAGGATTTTGTAAAAACCAATTATGCAATAGATTCTGTTGTAAATACTTTTGATTCAACTGAAGTGAGAAAACAATTATCAGAAAGAATTCAGAAAGAAAATAATGTTTTTCAGAAAAGAAGATTTTCATCTTATTACAAATATGCAGCTATTTTGATTGTAGCTTTAGGATGTTTCTATTTCTATAAGAATTCAAATTTATTTCATTCGAAAGGAAATGTTGTAGTTCCGAGACAAGATGAAATTGTACTTCAATCAGAAAATGAATCATCAGAAACAATTGATACATCAGAATCAAAAAATTTAACGGATAAAGAAGGTAGAATAATTGGAAAACAAGAAAAAAACAGATTAGTATATTCTAATACTTCTTATAATGGAAAACTGGTTTACAATACATTGAAAATTCCGTACGGGAAAAAGTTCGAAGTTCAATTATCAGACGGAACAGTGATTCATTTAAATGCCGGAACATCATTGCGATATCCAGTTCAGTTTTTAAAGAATCAAAACCGACAAGTTTATTTAACCGGTGAAGCATATTTTGAAGTTGCAAAAGACAAAGCGCATCCGTTTATCGTAAATACGCAAGAAGTTGATGTTGAAGTTTTAGGAACTAAGTTCAACGTCAATTCGTATACTGAAGATGTAAGTACAGATGTAGTTTTGGTCGAAGGAAAAGTTTCGCTTTATAAAGACAAAAAGACAACCGAAAATCAAGTGTATCTGACTCCGGGATTAAAAGGCTCAAACACACGCGGACAACAGAAAATCACGACAGAAAGTGTCAATACTGATTATTATACGGCTTGGGTACAAGGAAGTTTAGTATTTAAAAACGCTTCTTTTGAGTCAATTATTAAAAAGTTAGAACGTCATTATAATGTGACTTTCATCAATAAAAACAAAAAACTGGGTAAAGAAATTTTCAACGCCCGTTTTGATAATGAACCTATCGAAGTTGTACTGAAATATTTTAGTGACAGTTATGCCATTGATTATAAGATTGATGAAGATGTGATTACTATAAAGTAG
- a CDS encoding RNA polymerase sigma factor — MKSEDYNDNDILIESLKNGDEKAYTYLIDTYHHKLCVYANSLVKNVYSAEDIVQNVFIKVWEQRTRLKTNHAIKSFLYKLVYNEFIDLYRKNQSLFSLEKSYYDALNSIVLEDDSESLQHVINVVNKEIQNLPPKCKEVFILSKKEGLTNIEIAEHLDVSIKTVEAQITKAFSILRSSLDEKIKNFLFLLFSIKKNLRLNT, encoded by the coding sequence ATGAAAAGCGAAGATTACAACGATAACGATATATTAATCGAATCTCTAAAAAACGGAGACGAGAAAGCATATACTTATTTGATCGACACGTATCATCACAAACTTTGTGTTTATGCCAATAGTCTGGTAAAAAATGTTTACAGTGCCGAAGATATCGTGCAAAATGTATTTATAAAAGTTTGGGAACAACGTACTCGCTTAAAAACAAATCATGCAATTAAGAGCTTTCTTTATAAATTAGTTTACAATGAGTTTATTGATTTGTATCGAAAAAATCAGTCTTTATTTTCATTAGAAAAATCATATTACGACGCCTTAAATTCAATTGTTCTGGAAGATGATTCAGAATCTTTGCAACATGTTATAAATGTCGTTAATAAAGAAATTCAAAACCTTCCGCCAAAATGCAAAGAAGTTTTTATTCTGAGCAAAAAAGAAGGTTTAACCAATATTGAAATTGCAGAACATCTTGACGTTTCGATCAAAACTGTTGAAGCTCAAATAACCAAAGCGTTTTCGATTTTACGATCTTCGCTTGACGAGAAAATAAAAAACTTCTTGTTTTTACTGTTCTCCATAAAGAAAAATTTACGCTTAAATACTTAA
- a CDS encoding RNA methyltransferase, with amino-acid sequence MNDNFINEYFGIGIQNGKTPENLGVLWRSAQNLGATFIFTIGNRYAKQACDTHDAVKAIPYFHYENFEAFYENLPKGARLVGVELNDKASDLETFEHPRRCVYLLGAEDHGLSLKAMEKCHHLVKFKSIKSLNVAVAGTIIMYDRNLPKPRS; translated from the coding sequence ATGAATGATAATTTTATAAACGAATACTTTGGTATAGGAATACAAAATGGTAAAACGCCTGAAAATTTGGGTGTTTTGTGGCGATCAGCTCAAAACCTGGGCGCTACTTTTATATTTACCATTGGTAATCGATATGCCAAACAAGCTTGTGATACTCACGATGCAGTAAAAGCTATACCTTATTTTCATTATGAAAATTTTGAAGCTTTCTATGAAAATTTACCAAAAGGAGCGCGATTGGTTGGCGTTGAATTAAATGACAAAGCTTCAGATTTAGAAACCTTTGAACATCCAAGACGTTGCGTTTATTTATTAGGAGCAGAAGATCATGGCTTGTCCTTAAAAGCTATGGAAAAATGCCATCATTTAGTGAAATTTAAATCTATAAAAAGCTTGAATGTGGCTGTTGCAGGAACTATTATTATGTACGACAGAAACTTGCCAAAACCAAGATCTTAA
- a CDS encoding SEFIR domain-containing protein — protein MEDFLKKLYNTENTLSLLLLEAKVIAEQKEDKELLSYIEKEIEGYKIEDGIPEYRKVKAEIVCDIKDIYGQLVFREKTIDFKPLSDRIGFDLEVAYLPDGISFLETTLKNLTQNTSIKPIPKELVKMLDKTFHHNNKSLHLDAAYHKLPTATIEYVLVKVRQDLIQAFQKLNRKTDTSVETILLENEDSLIKTPVKSVFVTYAWNDDAFNSLVISFVDFLRQNNFDASMDRMKSQGETAINFNQMMVEGISNNDKIIIILSEQYKKRADKFEGGVGTEFKIILEDMKKNKNKYIFASFGTSKRETIAPLAIAGIDILDLKDDQDNHSFNNLFSKLKEENILQFSDISTTEVEIKKVEIKPFKL, from the coding sequence ATGGAAGATTTTTTAAAAAAATTATATAATACTGAAAATACTTTAAGTTTATTATTATTAGAAGCTAAAGTTATTGCTGAACAAAAAGAGGATAAAGAGCTTTTGAGCTACATAGAAAAAGAAATTGAAGGCTACAAAATAGAAGATGGAATACCTGAATATAGAAAAGTCAAGGCTGAAATTGTTTGTGACATAAAAGATATTTATGGACAATTAGTATTTAGAGAAAAGACAATAGATTTTAAGCCTTTATCGGATAGAATAGGATTCGATTTAGAAGTTGCTTATTTACCCGATGGAATTTCATTTTTAGAAACAACATTAAAAAATTTAACTCAAAATACAAGTATAAAACCAATTCCGAAAGAATTAGTAAAAATGCTTGATAAAACTTTTCATCACAATAATAAAAGTTTGCATTTAGATGCGGCATATCATAAACTCCCAACAGCGACAATTGAATATGTACTGGTAAAAGTCAGACAAGATCTAATTCAAGCATTCCAAAAGCTCAATCGTAAAACTGATACCTCTGTAGAAACTATTTTATTAGAAAATGAAGATTCTTTAATCAAGACTCCTGTTAAATCTGTTTTTGTTACATATGCTTGGAATGATGATGCGTTTAATTCATTGGTGATTTCTTTTGTAGACTTTTTGAGACAAAATAACTTTGACGCCTCAATGGACAGAATGAAAAGTCAAGGAGAGACTGCAATTAATTTTAATCAAATGATGGTTGAAGGTATTTCAAATAATGACAAAATTATTATTATTCTTTCTGAGCAATATAAAAAAAGAGCTGATAAGTTCGAGGGCGGTGTTGGTACAGAATTTAAAATTATTCTTGAGGACATGAAAAAGAATAAAAATAAATATATTTTCGCTTCGTTTGGTACATCTAAAAGAGAAACTATAGCTCCATTAGCAATAGCAGGTATTGATATATTAGACCTTAAGGATGACCAAGACAACCATTCATTCAATAATTTATTCTCTAAATTAAAAGAAGAGAATATTTTGCAATTTTCTGATATAAGTACTACTGAGGTTGAAATCAAAAAAGTTGAAATAAAACCATTTAAGTTGTAA